From the genome of Geobacter sp. SVR, one region includes:
- the rfbF gene encoding glucose-1-phosphate cytidylyltransferase — translation MKAVIFAGGLGTRISEESYLKPKPMIEVGERPILWHLMKIFEAQGITDFIICLGYKGHVIKEYFLNYYVYNSDVTINLQTNSFEVHRTNSENFRVTLVDTGLHTCTSGRLRRIQHYIGNEEFMLTYGDGLSDVPIAELISYHRAHGKIATVTAVQPAGRFGLMGLEHDDLVSSFQEKPVGDGGWINGGFFVLKPEVFSYLPENADAVMWEEYPLKALSHEGQLIAYKHHGFWKCMDAMRDKDELETLWRNGQAKWKVW, via the coding sequence ATGAAAGCGGTTATTTTCGCCGGGGGGTTGGGGACACGCATATCTGAAGAATCGTATCTCAAACCAAAACCGATGATTGAGGTTGGAGAGAGGCCCATTCTGTGGCATCTGATGAAAATCTTTGAGGCACAGGGCATCACTGACTTCATTATCTGCCTCGGTTATAAGGGCCACGTCATAAAGGAGTATTTTTTAAATTACTATGTCTACAACTCCGATGTAACCATCAACTTGCAGACCAACAGCTTCGAAGTCCATCGCACAAATTCCGAAAATTTCAGGGTAACCCTCGTTGATACCGGTCTGCACACCTGCACCTCCGGTCGCCTCAGAAGAATCCAGCATTACATCGGCAACGAAGAGTTCATGTTGACGTATGGGGACGGGCTATCCGATGTCCCGATCGCTGAGTTGATCAGTTATCACAGGGCGCACGGAAAGATTGCCACAGTGACGGCGGTACAACCTGCAGGGCGTTTTGGCCTGATGGGATTGGAGCACGATGATCTGGTCTCCAGCTTTCAGGAAAAGCCGGTTGGTGACGGAGGGTGGATCAATGGTGGATTCTTTGTCCTGAAACCGGAGGTATTTTCTTATCTGCCGGAGAATGCTGATGCTGTCATGTGGGAAGAATATCCGCTAAAAGCCCTGTCGCACGAGGGGCAGCTTATTGCATACAAGCATCACGGTTTTTGGAAGTGCATGGATGCAATGCGCGACAAGGACGAACTGGAGACCCTGTGGAGGAACGGGCAGGCGAAGTGGAAGGTATGGTAG